The genomic interval CGCGATATGCAGACGCTCATCGCAAGAAAACAAGGTAAGCCCGATCCCCATGCTAAAATTGGTGATGAATATCATGACGGGCAGGATAGTTTCTGGGCGCTGAAAGACGTCTCGCTGGATATCAGACAGGGAGACAGAGTTGGAATTATCGGGAGAAATGGTGCCGGAAAAAGTACCTTGTTAAAATTAATATCAAGAATATCTGCCCCTACGGAAGGATGTATTCGAATTAACGGCAGAGTTGCGAGCCTTCTTGAAGTTGGAACCGGCTTTCATAAAGAATTAACAGGCAGAGAAAATATATATCTGAACGGATCCATTCTTGGCATGAAAAAAAAGATAATCGATAAAAAAATCGACGAGATTATCGACTTCAGTGGAATAGAAAGACATATAGATACTCCAGTCAAACGTTATTCAAGTGGTATGTATGTTCGTTTGGGATTTGCCGTCGCCGCGCATCTTGACAGTGAAATACTTATTGCTGATGAAGTACTAGCTGTCGGAGATATCAAGTTTCAACAAAAAGCAATTGGTAAAATGAACAGCATCAGTTCTGAACAAGGCAGAACAGTTTTATTCGTGAGCCACAATATGCAATCAGTTCAAGCCTTGTGTAACAAGGGCGTCATACTTGAGAAGGGAAGATTAACTGCATCCGGAGACATTGAAGATTGTGTAAGAAAATATCATTCAGTCGAGGATGAGAGTAATAGAAGCAGCTGGTCTGGTGTAGAAGGAGATCATAATCTTTCATTATTAAAGGCTGAGCTAATACAGAACACCAATATACTTGAATTAGTTATTACATATGAAATACATAATCCCGGATTGGATTATGTATTTTCCATTTTATTTTATAATAAAAATAATCATCGTATTTGTTTTAGTTCAATATCTGACGTATCAACCGATGAGCAATATGAAAAACTTAAATCAAAAGGACTCCATTCAATTAAATTATTAATTGATTCTACACTGTTCGCTACAGGTGAATATCATATCGAATTTGACTTTGCAATACATGGATACAAGAGAATCGTTAGTCCAGAGCTGAAACTTTTTTTTGAGGTTTTTAACACTAGCAATCATAGGCATTCCTCAGAAAATAGACTTGATGCGATAGAACCATCATGGAAGTGGAAGATTATTCAATAAATAATTAATAATACATATGAAAGAAAACTACTTGCATCATTTCAGTTCATTTAGTTGTCAGTAACAAAACGAAAGGAGTAATAGATGAAATTAAAAAATCAATTCCTACGAAAACTACTTCGTATAACTAAACTTTATATTATTGATATTAGGACAGAACTATCATTATATAGATGGTTGGGGGGAAAAAAATATATAGATTATTATAAATTTGATGTAGCTATTTTCAATGAGAATAAAAAGCCAAAAAGCCCAAAAGTTCTTATATATAACAAAAACCTACCTGCTCTTGGTGGTGGTGAAAAACATATGGCTTTATTCTGTAAGTATTTTGAACTCTACAATTCTGAAGCAATTATTCATATTCTTGTTGAAGATTCTAGAAGTATTTGTGTTTTTGATCCTAAATATCCGACAATTCAGGATATCAATAAACAATTTAATATTGACTTATCAAAGACTTCAATTATAAAAAGGAAAGCAATTAATCAAGATTTTCTTACTAAGTTTTCTTTTAATTATGATATTTTTATTAATTCTACAATTGATAGTAGACTGATAGGCTTTGCAAAAAGAAATTTTTATAACTGCATGTTCCCACCAAAAAAAGAAGATAATGACGACTTATTGAATCAATTATTTAAGAAATCTTACTTATGTTTTATAAGCAATTCTGATTTCACTAATCAATGGTTACATAGATACTGGGGTTATGAAATTCAATCACAGTGTATTTATCCCCCTGTGTTTACAGAACATGAAATTTTTTCACGAATAAAGAAACCCAAAAAAAATATTATATTATCAGTCGGTAGATTTTTTTTCGGAGCACATTCAAAAAGACAAGATATCATGATTGATTTTTGGAATAACAATCATAATGAATTCATCGGATGGGAATTACATCTTGTAGGAAATAGACAGATAAACAAAGAGGATAAGAAATATATAGAGGATATTATACTAAAGGCTTCAAAAGGTTGTAATATTTTTTTACATTTTGATATGCCAATAGGAGACTTACATAAGCTTTATGAATCAGCTAAAATTTATTGGCATGCAACAGGTTTCGGAGTTGATGTTGATGTAAACCCTGAGAAAATGGAACATTTCGGAATAACAACTGTAGAAGCTATGTCCTATGGTATTATTCCAATTGTGATAAACAAAGGTGGACAATGTGAAATTGTTGACCATGGAATAAATGGTTATAAGTGGGATACGCTTAATGAATGGATAGAATATAATAGAATTGTAATTGATAATTATGAACTACAACAAAAAATATCTAATGAAGCAATAAATAAATCATACAATTATTCAGTAGAGAATTTTTATACTAATTGTGACAGAATCTTTTCGGAAAAAATATTATGATTGATTATTCTATTATAATTGTAAACTATAACGGCTCAAAATATTTTGAGACTTTGTTTGCATCGCTCAGTAAATTACTCACAGCATCTATCATCTATGAGATTATAGTTATTGATAATAACTCAGACGATAAATCTATTGAATTACTAACAAATTCGTTTAGTAAAAGGTTTGAAAATCTTAAAGTAATACAAAATGATGTGAATATGGGTTTCGCTAAAGCAAACAATATAGCGGCAACCTATGCGAAAGGGAAAAATTTAATATTTCTTAACAATGATACATCTGTTGATCAAAATTTTCTAATTGAAATTGATAAATGCATGAACAAAAAAGACTGCGTTATAACTTGTAAGCTACTTTTTTTTTATGACTTTATTAAATTACCAATAAAAGAAAATCAGAAAATAGACTTAGAAGTCAAAATTAATGGGTCAGATTATATTATAGATAATAGATTTGTTAAACAAGCAACAATCAGTTCGGATTCAATTACTTGTATCGAGAATTCAGAGATATATATTCCCCTAATATATGGAAACTCTTCTTCTTATGAAATACAATTTGTTTGTAATGATTCAATCAAACAATTATATTTATCTGTTAACGATGTTCAATTAGAAGCTGTTCAGTTGATTCAAAATGCTGGCTCTTTTCTAAATGAACAAAATGAAGGACAGGATATAGGATTTGCTCAACCAGATGGTTTATTATTTAACACAGAAAAAGAAGTTCAGTTCGCATGTGGAGCAGCTTTCTGTATCAATAAAGAATTATTTCATAAAATTAAAGGTTTCGATGAATTATTCTTCATGTATTATGAAGATACTGATTTATCTGCAAGAGTGAAAAAAAAAGGTTTCCCTATTATTTTTTGTCCATCAGCAATTGTTAGACATATACATTCAGGATCTAGTAAGAATAACCCACGCATAAGGTTTTATATTTTTAGAAATCAGCTGTTGTATATAATCAAAAACGAATCTTATCACACAATTCATCAAGAACTTTCTAGACGCTTTGTTAACTGTGTAAAATATTGTATTTCCAT from Teretinema zuelzerae carries:
- a CDS encoding glycosyltransferase family 2 protein, whose product is MIDYSIIIVNYNGSKYFETLFASLSKLLTASIIYEIIVIDNNSDDKSIELLTNSFSKRFENLKVIQNDVNMGFAKANNIAATYAKGKNLIFLNNDTSVDQNFLIEIDKCMNKKDCVITCKLLFFYDFIKLPIKENQKIDLEVKINGSDYIIDNRFVKQATISSDSITCIENSEIYIPLIYGNSSSYEIQFVCNDSIKQLYLSVNDVQLEAVQLIQNAGSFLNEQNEGQDIGFAQPDGLLFNTEKEVQFACGAAFCINKELFHKIKGFDELFFMYYEDTDLSARVKKKGFPIIFCPSAIVRHIHSGSSKNNPRIRFYIFRNQLLYIIKNESYHTIHQELSRRFVNCVKYCISIFFGKWNIRKSLYINSYLSALVLLPYYLFNRLINGGGAK
- a CDS encoding glycosyltransferase encodes the protein MKLKNQFLRKLLRITKLYIIDIRTELSLYRWLGGKKYIDYYKFDVAIFNENKKPKSPKVLIYNKNLPALGGGEKHMALFCKYFELYNSEAIIHILVEDSRSICVFDPKYPTIQDINKQFNIDLSKTSIIKRKAINQDFLTKFSFNYDIFINSTIDSRLIGFAKRNFYNCMFPPKKEDNDDLLNQLFKKSYLCFISNSDFTNQWLHRYWGYEIQSQCIYPPVFTEHEIFSRIKKPKKNIILSVGRFFFGAHSKRQDIMIDFWNNNHNEFIGWELHLVGNRQINKEDKKYIEDIILKASKGCNIFLHFDMPIGDLHKLYESAKIYWHATGFGVDVDVNPEKMEHFGITTVEAMSYGIIPIVINKGGQCEIVDHGINGYKWDTLNEWIEYNRIVIDNYELQQKISNEAINKSYNYSVENFYTNCDRIFSEKIL